A genome region from Methanolinea sp. includes the following:
- a CDS encoding DEAD/DEAH box helicase, translating into MKTLSFADLALPDPIARAVRDLGFEEPTPIQALAIPAIREGRDVVGQAHTGTGKTAAFGIPLLEGIDPSRPVVQALVLCPTRELAIQVSEELQKLSKYMGGVSVLPVYGGQPIERQVPALRRGVHVAIATPGRLLDHLSRRTVDLSATRMVVLDEADEMLDMGFAEDIARIFSRLPKERQNVLFSATMSDEILALSREFLRDPLVVRVVHGELSVPGIEQRYFEVRESEKVDVLSRLLDYYDPDLALVFCNTKRRVEDVASRLQARGYLTEALHGDMDQKERERVMARFRAGATGILVATDVAARGIDVENIGIVFNYDVPQDPEYYVHRVGRTGRAGREGKAFTFVSGKEMWKLREIQKYARIRIARHAVPKDADLEERRFLQLTGKVREAIARGGLEPFVARVEQMMGEDHTSLEVAAALLSMQCRGTGSTGGQGGRER; encoded by the coding sequence ATGAAGACACTCTCTTTTGCCGACCTTGCCCTGCCCGACCCGATCGCCCGCGCCGTCCGCGACCTCGGTTTCGAGGAGCCGACGCCCATCCAGGCCCTCGCCATCCCGGCCATCAGGGAGGGGCGCGACGTCGTGGGCCAGGCGCACACGGGGACCGGGAAGACCGCGGCGTTCGGGATCCCCCTCCTCGAGGGGATCGACCCGTCCCGCCCCGTTGTCCAGGCGCTCGTCCTCTGCCCGACGCGCGAGCTCGCAATCCAGGTCTCCGAGGAACTCCAGAAGCTCTCGAAGTACATGGGCGGGGTCTCGGTCCTCCCGGTGTACGGCGGCCAGCCCATCGAGAGGCAGGTCCCCGCGCTGCGCAGGGGCGTCCACGTCGCGATCGCGACGCCCGGGCGGCTCCTCGACCACCTCTCCCGCCGCACGGTCGACCTCTCGGCCACGAGGATGGTCGTCCTCGACGAGGCGGACGAGATGCTCGACATGGGGTTTGCAGAGGACATCGCGAGGATCTTCTCCCGCCTCCCGAAAGAGAGGCAGAACGTCCTCTTCTCCGCGACGATGTCCGACGAGATCCTCGCGCTCTCGCGGGAGTTCCTGAGAGACCCCCTGGTGGTCAGGGTCGTCCACGGCGAGCTCTCCGTCCCGGGGATCGAGCAGCGGTACTTCGAGGTCCGCGAGTCCGAGAAGGTCGACGTCCTCTCCCGCCTCCTCGACTACTACGACCCCGACCTCGCCCTCGTCTTCTGCAACACCAAGCGGCGCGTGGAGGATGTCGCGTCACGCCTGCAGGCCCGGGGGTACTTGACCGAGGCGCTCCACGGCGACATGGACCAGAAGGAGCGCGAGCGCGTGATGGCCCGGTTCCGTGCCGGCGCGACCGGGATCCTCGTCGCGACCGACGTCGCCGCGCGGGGGATAGACGTTGAGAACATCGGGATCGTCTTCAACTACGACGTCCCCCAGGACCCCGAGTACTACGTCCACAGGGTCGGGCGGACGGGCAGGGCGGGGAGGGAGGGCAAGGCCTTCACCTTCGTCTCGGGCAAGGAGATGTGGAAGCTGCGCGAGATCCAGAAGTACGCGAGGATACGCATCGCCCGGCACGCCGTCCCGAAGGACGCCGACCTCGAGGAGCGCCGGTTCCTCCAGCTCACCGGGAAGGTGCGGGAGGCAATCGCGCGCGGGGGGCTTGAGCCGTTCGTCGCGCGGGTCGAGCAGATGATGGGCGAAGACCACACGTCGCTCGAGGTCGCGGCGGCCCTCCTCTCGATGCAGTGCAGGGGGACCGGGAGCACGGGGGGGCAGGGGGGCAGGGAGAGGTGA
- a CDS encoding transposase, translating to MPCIPPFLQSTVGYRVVSILQLYRYTTKRSLIEDVFKTAKNAFGLKRIHKYTTRSVKKTVCLNILLLGLVISLGFGDKIQLQRLAEW from the coding sequence TTGCCCTGTATTCCTCCGTTTCTGCAATCTACTGTAGGATACAGGGTCGTTTCAATTTTACAGCTTTATAGGTACACTACCAAGAGATCCCTCATCGAGGATGTCTTCAAAACGGCGAAAAATGCATTCGGTTTGAAGAGGATTCACAAGTATACGACGCGATCTGTGAAAAAGACGGTCTGCCTGAATATACTTTTACTCGGGCTCGTTATTTCTCTGGGATTTGGCGATAAGATTCAATTACAACGGTTGGCTGAGTGGTGA
- a CDS encoding type IV pilin N-terminal domain-containing protein yields the protein MKFIKDEEAVSPVIGVILMVAITVILAAVIAAFVFGLAGTTGSSKNVGITAVKSGDQNFIITIQGGSDLPQLNKLEYSTNGTTYVEISKPTAGWTVGAAATVTGYNGTSPTNTGVRLIIKGTFTDGSQQVLWDRTF from the coding sequence ATGAAGTTCATCAAGGACGAAGAGGCAGTATCACCCGTCATCGGCGTGATCCTGATGGTGGCCATCACGGTCATCCTCGCGGCGGTCATCGCGGCGTTCGTGTTCGGGCTCGCGGGGACGACGGGATCGAGTAAGAATGTGGGAATTACAGCTGTAAAGTCAGGGGATCAGAATTTTATAATAACAATCCAAGGAGGATCGGATCTCCCCCAATTAAATAAATTGGAATATTCAACAAATGGAACTACTTATGTAGAAATTAGTAAACCAACAGCAGGATGGACTGTTGGAGCGGCAGCGACTGTAACTGGTTATAACGGAACTTCTCCAACAAATACAGGTGTAAGATTAATTATTAAGGGTACCTTTACTGATGGATCCCAACAAGTCCTATGGGACCGCACATTCTAA
- a CDS encoding potassium channel family protein yields the protein MDRFTRRILAYSFVFALVMGAGIAGFSLLEGFSPFDSLYLTVVTVATVGYGDLHPVTPAGKALAIAVIVGGVGCFVGLVANAVEHLVQRHDAARRKRKNHHLSGLFFSRVGTTLLSTLSRCDPRREDLAGILSDPKSFDPSNLRGVLSGIGAREFALDARACDLSALRDFLAGNLDFLSLLSQNPDLDEHAQFPELLLSLIHLWQELSLRGDLRGLPDADYAHLSGDLARVYRLLVLEWAVHVGFLKGAYPYLYSLALRANPFDAAASVVVRE from the coding sequence ATGGACAGGTTCACGCGCCGCATCCTCGCGTACTCGTTCGTTTTTGCGCTCGTCATGGGCGCGGGCATCGCCGGGTTCTCCCTCCTCGAGGGATTCTCCCCGTTTGACTCCCTCTACCTCACCGTCGTGACGGTCGCGACCGTCGGGTACGGTGACCTCCACCCCGTCACCCCGGCGGGCAAGGCCCTCGCGATCGCGGTCATCGTGGGGGGCGTCGGGTGCTTCGTCGGGCTCGTCGCGAATGCCGTCGAGCACCTCGTCCAGCGGCACGACGCGGCGCGGCGGAAGCGGAAGAACCACCACCTTTCCGGGTTGTTCTTCTCCCGGGTCGGGACGACCCTCCTCTCCACGCTCTCGCGGTGCGATCCCCGCAGGGAGGACCTCGCCGGGATCCTCTCCGATCCCAAAAGCTTCGATCCTTCGAACCTGCGCGGGGTCCTCTCGGGCATCGGGGCGCGGGAGTTCGCGCTCGACGCGCGGGCGTGCGACCTTTCCGCCCTCCGGGACTTCCTCGCCGGGAACCTCGACTTCCTCTCCCTCCTCTCGCAGAACCCGGACCTCGACGAGCACGCGCAGTTCCCCGAGCTCCTCCTTTCACTCATCCACCTCTGGCAGGAACTCTCGCTCCGCGGGGACCTCCGCGGCCTCCCGGACGCTGACTACGCCCACCTCTCCGGGGACCTCGCGCGGGTCTACAGGCTGCTCGTCCTCGAGTGGGCCGTGCATGTCGGGTTCCTGAAGGGGGCGTACCCCTACCTGTACTCGCTCGCGCTCCGGGCAAACCCCTTCGACGCCGCCGCGTCCGTTGTCGTCAGGGAGTAG
- a CDS encoding DUF2769 domain-containing protein has protein sequence MQPDAFTRLLLDLKARRKEERWGIYDRWKGSCACPQCPSYNDCARQNGELLFCILGMSNACIREDRHCTCPSCPLYGELGLSGKDFCMKGSEAAIRFERSLG, from the coding sequence GTGCAACCCGATGCATTCACCCGCCTCCTCCTCGATCTCAAGGCCCGGAGGAAGGAGGAGCGGTGGGGGATCTACGACCGCTGGAAGGGCTCCTGCGCGTGCCCGCAGTGCCCAAGCTACAACGACTGCGCGCGGCAAAACGGCGAACTCCTCTTCTGCATCCTCGGGATGAGCAACGCGTGCATCCGGGAGGACCGGCACTGCACCTGCCCCTCCTGCCCCCTTTACGGGGAGCTCGGCCTCTCGGGAAAGGACTTCTGCATGAAGGGGAGCGAGGCCGCGATCCGGTTCGAGCGGTCCCTTGGGTGA